In one Prosthecochloris aestuarii DSM 271 genomic region, the following are encoded:
- a CDS encoding GNAT family N-acetyltransferase, with translation MSRITVSKVLNHDDRVAAISVVEQVFQLEKQWITSAHEQLPQCSESNDDCSWFLARVDDRPAGVLRLQYDASLDVPEEYQVTFEPGVDPEVMKKQGRYVEIGRFMILKEFRKHPRIALRLMRIATQEVLEKDYTHFITDVFEGEEHSPLNFHTRVLGFEIIGRHMFGELQCSSTRIILTLDILHMYRRVRNSRSRIYRELTEGMSGLLDRKLSAIRL, from the coding sequence ATGTCGCGTATAACCGTGTCTAAAGTGCTGAACCACGATGACCGCGTTGCAGCAATCAGTGTCGTCGAACAGGTTTTTCAGCTTGAAAAACAGTGGATTACGTCGGCGCATGAGCAGCTCCCTCAATGCTCAGAAAGCAACGATGACTGTTCCTGGTTTCTTGCACGGGTCGATGACCGTCCTGCCGGTGTTCTTCGTCTGCAGTACGATGCCTCTCTTGACGTTCCAGAAGAGTATCAGGTGACCTTCGAACCCGGGGTTGATCCCGAGGTGATGAAGAAACAGGGCCGGTATGTGGAGATCGGCAGGTTTATGATTCTCAAGGAGTTTCGCAAACATCCCCGCATCGCCCTGCGCCTTATGAGGATTGCGACACAGGAGGTACTGGAAAAAGATTACACGCATTTTATTACCGATGTGTTCGAAGGAGAAGAGCACTCGCCGCTGAACTTTCATACCAGAGTACTGGGGTTTGAAATCATCGGTCGCCATATGTTTGGTGAACTGCAATGCAGTTCGACACGAATCATTCTGACTCTCGATATCCTGCACATGTACAGAAGGGTACGCAACAGTCGCAGTCGGATATACCGTGAGCTGACAGAAGGGATGAGCGGTCTTCTCGACAGGAAACTCTCGGCGATAAGGTTGTGA
- a CDS encoding PstC family ABC transporter permease, protein MAQSRVGDSSTSGAFTVSDGRRRVQKITKIFGEGLLFTIASFVALVVLFIFYFVARDAIPFFQLRGFTEFFTSTGWYPADEPGEFGALAIIYGSVMVTIGSALIAVPLGIAASICLSDVLPFSVRQYAKPVIEMLAAIPSVAYGFFALVIFAPLLQNFGGPIMMWAWWLLAGPFLILAVIVLSDILSSGEINHGKRSRKRVLLNFLFGAIAIGFLYWVGNLLSAIQIMTGTNALNVSIILSFMALPTIVSVAEDSLQAVGRELREGSYALGATRAETIVKTILPAASSGILAAVILGIMRALGETMVVWMASGNSSHIPDPWYNYLDSIRTLTATIAGDMGEADQVTGSARYHVLFAMGLLLLIFSFASNLISERIVVRQRKILSGQ, encoded by the coding sequence ATGGCCCAGTCACGCGTTGGTGATTCATCAACTTCCGGAGCGTTTACCGTCAGTGACGGCAGACGAAGAGTGCAGAAGATTACAAAAATCTTTGGAGAGGGGCTGCTGTTCACCATTGCGTCATTTGTCGCACTGGTGGTGCTCTTTATCTTTTATTTCGTCGCCAGGGATGCAATCCCTTTTTTCCAGTTGAGGGGTTTCACGGAGTTTTTCACCAGCACCGGCTGGTACCCCGCTGATGAGCCCGGCGAGTTCGGTGCTCTTGCCATTATCTACGGCAGCGTTATGGTGACTATCGGTTCCGCACTGATTGCCGTTCCTCTTGGTATTGCAGCATCAATCTGCCTCAGCGATGTGCTCCCGTTTTCCGTCAGGCAATACGCAAAACCGGTCATCGAGATGCTCGCAGCGATTCCTTCAGTCGCATATGGCTTTTTTGCACTGGTTATCTTTGCGCCTCTCCTGCAGAATTTCGGCGGCCCCATCATGATGTGGGCATGGTGGCTTCTTGCCGGTCCATTTCTGATTCTTGCCGTCATAGTTCTATCCGATATTCTCTCTTCCGGGGAGATCAATCATGGGAAGCGATCTCGTAAAAGGGTTCTGCTGAACTTTTTGTTCGGTGCTATAGCTATCGGCTTTCTCTACTGGGTGGGCAATCTGCTGTCGGCGATACAGATTATGACCGGGACCAATGCCTTGAACGTTTCGATCATTCTGAGCTTCATGGCGCTTCCTACTATTGTCAGTGTTGCCGAAGATTCGCTGCAGGCTGTTGGACGCGAACTTCGTGAAGGGAGCTACGCTCTCGGGGCAACAAGGGCAGAAACGATCGTCAAAACGATTCTTCCTGCTGCCAGCAGCGGTATTCTGGCTGCTGTTATTCTCGGCATTATGAGGGCCCTTGGTGAAACGATGGTTGTCTGGATGGCATCGGGTAACTCATCGCATATCCCTGATCCCTGGTATAATTATCTTGATTCCATCAGAACCCTTACGGCAACAATTGCAGGCGATATGGGCGAGGCCGACCAGGTTACCGGATCGGCCCGATATCATGTTCTGTTTGCTATGGGCCTCTTGCTCCTGATCTTCAGTTTTGCCAGTAATCTGATCAGTGAGCGCATTGTTGTTCGTCAGAGGAAGATTCTTTCAGGGCAGTGA
- a CDS encoding phosphate signaling complex PhoU family protein, whose amino-acid sequence MKLFGKKSGPSGSGKGIEKVARPDAFTIKIDPAKFNLATSPAGPVHEQLETLKQKLTKLSSNVENNLMLAIRAATKKNNDLAQSAFEFDQEYIQKGKFEVEYLCLAFSYFQDLDADRKAVVDTARQIMLRLETLGQYALNIANKTAYIQLADIQVLHKDEYDLKPMGDITAEMIKKVVEAFVSGNTKHAQETLDMMTEIDGIYQKAVKKLKAEVNDNNITNFTGILSVVEHVKMSADISCDIARMLL is encoded by the coding sequence ATGAAACTTTTCGGAAAAAAGTCAGGTCCATCCGGATCCGGCAAGGGTATTGAGAAGGTCGCACGCCCAGATGCATTCACCATAAAAATCGATCCGGCAAAGTTTAATCTTGCTACCAGCCCGGCAGGCCCTGTTCACGAACAGCTTGAAACACTGAAGCAGAAGCTCACCAAGCTCTCTTCGAATGTCGAGAACAACCTGATGCTTGCGATTCGTGCTGCAACCAAGAAAAATAACGATCTGGCCCAGTCTGCTTTTGAATTCGATCAGGAGTATATTCAGAAAGGCAAGTTCGAAGTCGAATATCTCTGTCTTGCATTCAGTTATTTTCAGGATCTCGACGCTGACCGCAAAGCGGTGGTCGATACCGCGCGTCAGATTATGCTGCGACTCGAGACGCTTGGTCAGTATGCGCTCAACATTGCCAATAAGACTGCCTACATCCAGCTTGCCGATATTCAGGTGCTGCACAAAGATGAATATGATCTGAAGCCTATGGGCGATATCACTGCCGAGATGATCAAAAAGGTTGTCGAGGCATTTGTGAGCGGTAATACCAAGCATGCACAGGAAACCCTCGACATGATGACCGAGATCGACGGGATCTATCAAAAGGCTGTCAAGAAGCTGAAGGCGGAAGTCAACGATAACAATATTACCAATTTTACCGGCATTCTTTCGGTTGTAGAGCATGTCAAGATGTCTGCCGATATCTCTTGTGATATTGCAAGAATGCTTTTGTGA
- a CDS encoding DoxX-like family protein, with amino-acid sequence MIRNLWRDESLVLIIARLALAFSWIYQGAVPKIACQSPGEIELIGHVIKVYEIACQLVTSMGYGEIVFGIFLLFTRRSWLFIANILILSLLLGYVALFQADLFTLPFNPLTLNLALIGLSLIAFLEMKNKLSHHEQ; translated from the coding sequence ATGATCAGGAATTTATGGCGTGACGAGTCGCTGGTTCTCATTATTGCGCGTCTTGCACTGGCATTTTCATGGATTTATCAGGGGGCTGTTCCAAAGATCGCTTGTCAAAGCCCTGGCGAAATCGAACTGATCGGTCATGTGATCAAGGTGTATGAAATTGCCTGCCAATTGGTGACGTCTATGGGTTATGGAGAGATAGTGTTCGGAATTTTTCTTCTCTTTACGCGCCGGAGTTGGCTCTTCATCGCCAATATTTTAATTTTATCACTGCTTCTCGGCTATGTCGCGCTGTTTCAGGCAGATCTCTTTACGCTGCCCTTCAATCCTTTGACCCTTAATCTGGCTCTTATCGGATTGTCGTTGATAGCTTTTCTGGAAATGAAAAACAAACTTTCGCATCATGAGCAATAA
- a CDS encoding putative porin — MKKFLTLFAFLVAAGWTNAQAVDWNWKGDVRYRYEIQDKEELDDNRDRHRLRVRLGVYPWINEELSAGVQISTAGAGDPVSRNQTLGDGFTAKDFNLNEAFIDFHPMSYGMDGKVNLLLGKREVKSTLIRVNDLVWDSDLTLEGLTFQFGKDGSKQKSGFNVVAGYYFIDELSSSEDDPFFWAVQGAYTGEAGPLGFMIGAGYYDFQNVQYMDASVLGDWADEDNFGNSAYSYDEYLYDYNILELFANIGGKFNGDLPWKAYGQYAVNVAEDVDDDNNGYLIGFKLGKAKNPGQWEVDVNYSYLEKDAVVGAFTDSDRWGGGTDGEGIEVGGTYHLVQNMTVGLKYLSHSTGVDTDSGSDNRDIWQADMVVKF, encoded by the coding sequence ATGAAAAAATTTTTAACGCTATTCGCTTTTCTCGTAGCCGCAGGCTGGACCAATGCCCAGGCCGTCGACTGGAACTGGAAAGGTGATGTTCGTTACCGTTATGAGATTCAGGATAAAGAGGAACTCGATGACAACCGTGACCGCCATCGCCTTCGTGTCCGTCTGGGCGTCTATCCGTGGATCAATGAAGAGCTGAGTGCCGGTGTGCAGATCTCTACTGCAGGCGCTGGTGATCCGGTTTCCCGTAACCAGACTCTCGGCGACGGTTTCACAGCCAAAGATTTCAATCTTAACGAGGCTTTTATTGACTTTCACCCGATGTCCTACGGTATGGACGGCAAGGTGAACTTGCTTCTTGGTAAAAGGGAAGTTAAGTCGACTCTTATCCGCGTCAATGATCTTGTCTGGGATAGCGATCTGACGCTCGAAGGTTTGACCTTTCAGTTTGGGAAGGACGGCAGTAAGCAGAAATCAGGCTTTAATGTTGTTGCCGGTTACTACTTTATCGATGAGTTGAGCAGCAGCGAAGACGATCCTTTCTTCTGGGCAGTTCAGGGTGCATACACCGGTGAGGCTGGCCCGCTTGGCTTCATGATCGGTGCAGGTTACTATGATTTCCAGAATGTCCAGTATATGGATGCATCTGTTCTCGGAGATTGGGCGGATGAGGATAATTTCGGCAACTCGGCATATAGCTATGATGAGTATCTCTACGATTACAACATCCTCGAACTCTTCGCCAACATCGGCGGCAAGTTCAACGGCGACCTGCCATGGAAAGCTTATGGACAGTATGCGGTCAACGTCGCAGAGGATGTCGATGACGATAACAACGGTTACCTGATTGGCTTCAAGCTTGGTAAAGCAAAGAATCCGGGACAGTGGGAAGTGGATGTCAACTACTCCTACCTTGAAAAGGATGCTGTTGTCGGCGCATTTACCGATTCCGATCGCTGGGGCGGTGGCACCGACGGTGAAGGTATCGAAGTTGGTGGTACCTATCATCTTGTCCAGAACATGACGGTAGGCTTGAAATACCTCAGCCACTCGACCGGTGTTGATACCGATTCGGGTTCCGATAATCGTGATATCTGGCAGGCAGATATGGTCGTGAAGTTCTAA
- a CDS encoding phosphate ABC transporter substrate-binding protein, translating to MKMLKKLFMLFTVLSFAAAGPVQAGDAIVMDGSTTVGPIAKSFAAYFTKKYGVQVTVSESGSGNGAKSIINGACDIANMSRGMKDAEVAAAKSKGVDPVSHVVALDGIAVVVHPSNFVNALSKAQIMDIYRGKVTNWSQVGGPSANIVVIQRESNSGTQDSFRSLVIGKGNTITKRAETQASNGAVKSRVSTTPAAIGFIGLGFVDDSVKALNVDGVTPSVETVKSGQYPVARPLFMVTNGEPTGNVKKFIDLPKTADGKQMISELGFVNKY from the coding sequence ATGAAGATGCTGAAAAAACTCTTTATGCTCTTTACTGTGCTTAGCTTTGCAGCTGCAGGGCCGGTTCAGGCTGGAGATGCTATTGTCATGGACGGTTCTACTACGGTAGGTCCGATCGCTAAATCATTTGCCGCGTACTTTACCAAGAAATACGGTGTTCAGGTCACGGTCAGTGAGTCTGGCAGCGGTAACGGTGCAAAAAGTATCATCAATGGTGCTTGTGATATCGCCAACATGTCTCGCGGTATGAAGGATGCTGAGGTTGCAGCAGCAAAGAGCAAAGGCGTTGATCCTGTTTCTCACGTTGTCGCTCTTGACGGTATTGCCGTCGTCGTTCATCCGAGCAACTTTGTCAATGCACTCTCAAAAGCTCAGATTATGGACATCTACCGCGGCAAGGTTACCAACTGGAGCCAGGTCGGCGGACCTTCAGCCAATATCGTTGTGATCCAGCGTGAATCGAACAGCGGGACCCAGGACTCTTTCCGCTCGCTGGTTATCGGTAAAGGCAATACCATTACCAAGAGAGCTGAAACGCAGGCCAGCAACGGTGCTGTCAAGAGCCGTGTTTCTACAACACCGGCAGCTATCGGTTTTATCGGCCTCGGTTTTGTAGATGATTCTGTCAAAGCTCTTAACGTCGATGGTGTTACTCCAAGCGTTGAAACCGTCAAAAGCGGTCAGTATCCGGTTGCCCGCCCTCTTTTCATGGTGACCAATGGAGAGCCGACCGGCAATGTCAAGAAGTTCATCGATCTTCCGAAAACTGCCGACGGTAAGCAGATGATCAGTGAACTTGGTTTCGTTAACAAATACTGA
- a CDS encoding pentapeptide repeat-containing protein, with product MIHNLSGASRRLIGSLLPMCCALMFFSVPSLGYDRLQFETLQKGVEEWNRVRAESGQEPVDLSEAVLKGKNLNGVNFRGAVLRGADFESSNLSNACLDGADLTGARLFQTCAAGASFRDALCKDALMEEALCSDADFRNAVLDGSVIKQADFSESILNGASLRDVDLRSTDLRHADLSNADLSGAYLWKADISFAGFDNTVISNRTVVESGSNGTPQWAEKHHARYVHEEPAVSFQELSIDRSRTLLDKELPVNTVAQKILFGQRLDKADELSYDVFQFKLLKKNITEWNSMRQAQPETPIRLSSADLSRKVLDSADLHDADLSRALLKGTDLVDADLRGADLSGCNLRQADLTHADLSGADLRGAYLWRANCSWTVFANAIVDASTILDTGRHATAGWAEMNGAVYRESN from the coding sequence ATGATACATAACCTGTCAGGAGCCTCTCGTAGGCTTATCGGGTCTCTCTTGCCGATGTGCTGCGCGTTGATGTTTTTTTCCGTGCCTTCTCTGGGATATGATCGTCTGCAGTTCGAAACCCTTCAGAAAGGGGTGGAGGAGTGGAACCGTGTTCGAGCCGAATCGGGCCAGGAGCCTGTCGATCTGTCGGAAGCGGTTCTGAAAGGAAAAAACCTCAATGGTGTGAATTTTCGGGGGGCAGTTCTGCGGGGAGCGGATTTTGAAAGTTCCAATCTCAGCAATGCCTGTCTTGACGGGGCCGATCTTACCGGCGCGCGTTTGTTTCAGACGTGTGCTGCAGGTGCTTCTTTTCGCGATGCGCTCTGCAAAGATGCCCTTATGGAAGAGGCTCTCTGCTCAGATGCCGATTTCAGAAATGCTGTGCTCGACGGGTCTGTCATCAAACAGGCTGACTTTTCGGAATCGATTCTCAACGGGGCGAGTCTTCGTGATGTCGATCTTCGTTCGACCGATCTTCGTCATGCCGATCTGAGCAATGCCGATCTTTCGGGAGCATATCTCTGGAAAGCCGATATCAGTTTCGCCGGCTTTGACAATACGGTTATTTCGAACCGAACCGTCGTAGAATCCGGCTCAAACGGGACCCCGCAATGGGCGGAGAAACATCATGCCCGCTACGTGCATGAAGAGCCTGCAGTCTCCTTCCAGGAGTTATCCATCGACCGCTCACGGACGTTGCTTGATAAAGAGCTTCCTGTCAATACTGTGGCGCAGAAAATCTTGTTTGGCCAACGTCTCGATAAGGCCGATGAGCTCTCTTACGATGTTTTTCAATTCAAGCTGTTGAAAAAAAATATAACCGAATGGAATTCGATGAGGCAAGCTCAGCCCGAAACCCCTATACGGCTTTCATCGGCTGACCTCAGCAGAAAGGTTCTTGACAGCGCAGACTTGCACGATGCCGATCTTTCCCGTGCACTTCTGAAGGGTACCGATCTGGTCGATGCCGATCTCAGGGGGGCAGACCTTTCCGGATGTAATTTGCGTCAAGCCGATCTTACTCATGCCGATCTCAGTGGGGCGGATCTCAGGGGCGCTTACCTCTGGAGAGCCAATTGCAGTTGGACTGTCTTTGCAAACGCGATTGTCGATGCTTCGACAATTCTTGATACCGGCCGTCATGCGACAGCCGGGTGGGCAGAAATGAATGGAGCTGTCTATCGTGAATCGAATTGA
- the pstB gene encoding phosphate ABC transporter ATP-binding protein PstB gives MLMTAESHDKSVSMRTNESSSRDIFIPEDRKMVHGGGKAHVVAKNFSIYYGDFEAVKKVNADILSKYVTAIIGPSGCGKSTFLRAINRMNDLIPACHTSGTLMFDGDDIYGKNTDEVLLRKKIGMVFQKPNPFPKSIFDNIAYGPRLHGINDRKTLVEIVEKSLRKAALWDEVSDRLDKNALGLSGGQQQRLCVARALAVEPEILLLDEPTSALDPKSTAKIEDLIEELRGSYTIMIVTHNMQQASRVSDYTMFFYEGVLVEYAPTKQLFTNPKDQMTEDYITGRFS, from the coding sequence ATGCTCATGACAGCTGAATCACACGATAAAAGTGTTTCCATGCGGACGAATGAATCTTCAAGCCGGGACATATTTATCCCTGAGGACCGAAAAATGGTTCATGGCGGTGGGAAGGCTCATGTGGTAGCAAAAAATTTTTCGATCTATTACGGCGATTTTGAAGCCGTCAAAAAAGTCAATGCCGATATTCTTTCAAAATACGTCACGGCTATCATCGGGCCGAGCGGATGCGGTAAAAGCACGTTTCTGCGGGCTATCAACCGCATGAATGATCTTATTCCTGCCTGTCATACGTCAGGAACCCTGATGTTTGACGGTGATGATATCTATGGCAAGAATACCGATGAGGTGTTGCTGAGAAAAAAAATCGGCATGGTGTTTCAGAAGCCTAACCCGTTTCCGAAATCGATTTTTGACAATATTGCCTACGGCCCCAGGCTTCACGGAATAAACGATCGTAAAACCCTCGTTGAAATCGTCGAAAAGAGTCTCAGAAAGGCGGCGCTTTGGGATGAGGTCAGCGACCGGCTTGACAAGAACGCTCTTGGTTTGAGCGGCGGCCAGCAGCAGCGACTTTGTGTGGCACGGGCTCTGGCGGTCGAGCCTGAAATTCTTTTGCTCGACGAACCGACATCGGCTCTCGATCCCAAGTCAACGGCTAAAATCGAGGATCTGATCGAGGAATTAAGGGGAAGTTATACTATAATGATTGTTACACATAATATGCAGCAGGCCTCTCGCGTATCAGACTACACCATGTTTTTTTACGAAGGGGTTCTTGTCGAATATGCACCCACCAAGCAGCTTTTTACCAATCCAAAGGATCAGATGACGGAAGATTACATAACCGGCAGGTTCAGCTGA
- the pstA gene encoding phosphate ABC transporter permease PstA: MNIGTRKILDRSFTAMGVTSIVLMAMALLAVLVPIVNGGIKAVFFQATIEHRKLMYNEFGRGDADEIERQIRQADSIREPLFAILANFDAELETMDDVSLKRSYRSKYNQVRNHLHDLLGPLPGDTEPLLLRFQYGKTRWAQAEEVLHDLLFVTKWDSSNPNVMAKKYFVPRVDDFQGTALAPLFAYVETHLDEMLLPQRTFYWGFLTDKALDAHIFGGISAEIRGTFFLAIGAMLFAFPLGVIAAIYFTEYAKDNFLTSMLRSANSTLAGVPSIVFGLFGLAFFINTLKVSESKSVLAGSLTLAIMILPTIIRAAEEAILSVPKTYREASLGLGATKWRTIVTVILPAALPGIMTGGIISLGRAAGETAPIIFTAAVSVGATVGLADVFSQPTPALSWNIYNLASEHEAANEIRHVQYGMVLALISIVLLLNMSAILLRARISKKLKG, translated from the coding sequence ATGAATATTGGGACCAGAAAAATTCTTGACAGGTCGTTTACCGCCATGGGCGTCACCTCGATTGTCCTGATGGCCATGGCCCTGCTTGCCGTTCTTGTGCCGATTGTCAACGGAGGTATCAAAGCGGTCTTTTTCCAGGCAACGATCGAGCACCGCAAGCTTATGTATAATGAGTTCGGAAGGGGAGATGCCGATGAAATCGAGCGTCAGATTCGCCAGGCAGACAGCATTCGGGAGCCTCTTTTCGCAATCCTTGCAAATTTCGATGCTGAGCTCGAGACGATGGATGATGTGTCCCTCAAGCGCTCTTACCGTTCAAAATACAATCAGGTGAGAAATCATCTTCATGATCTTCTTGGTCCTCTTCCCGGAGATACCGAACCGCTGCTTCTTCGTTTTCAATATGGGAAAACCAGATGGGCGCAGGCTGAAGAGGTGCTTCATGATCTGCTTTTTGTGACCAAATGGGACTCTTCAAATCCCAATGTCATGGCAAAAAAGTATTTTGTTCCGAGGGTTGATGATTTTCAGGGGACGGCACTGGCACCTCTTTTTGCCTATGTTGAAACACATCTTGATGAGATGCTTCTCCCGCAACGGACATTCTATTGGGGCTTTTTGACCGACAAGGCGCTTGATGCCCATATTTTCGGAGGCATTTCTGCTGAGATTCGCGGTACGTTTTTTCTCGCTATCGGCGCTATGCTGTTCGCATTTCCTCTTGGTGTCATTGCTGCAATCTATTTTACAGAATACGCAAAAGACAATTTTCTCACCAGTATGCTTCGCAGCGCCAACAGTACACTGGCCGGTGTTCCAAGCATTGTTTTCGGTTTGTTCGGTCTGGCTTTTTTTATCAATACGCTCAAGGTTTCGGAATCAAAAAGTGTGCTTGCCGGTTCGCTGACGCTTGCTATCATGATTCTCCCTACCATTATCAGGGCAGCTGAGGAGGCGATCCTGTCCGTCCCGAAAACCTATCGTGAAGCCTCGTTAGGGCTTGGTGCCACAAAGTGGAGAACTATCGTGACGGTGATTTTACCTGCGGCGCTCCCCGGGATCATGACTGGCGGGATTATCAGTCTCGGCAGGGCAGCAGGCGAAACAGCACCGATCATCTTTACGGCAGCCGTCAGCGTTGGTGCGACCGTTGGTCTGGCTGACGTTTTCAGTCAGCCAACGCCGGCTCTTTCATGGAATATCTACAATCTTGCCAGTGAACATGAAGCGGCAAATGAAATCCGGCATGTACAGTATGGCATGGTTCTCGCTCTGATCTCTATTGTTCTTCTGCTCAATATGTCGGCAATTTTGCTCAGAGCCCGTATTTCCAAAAAACTAAAAGGGTAA
- a CDS encoding lysophospholipid acyltransferase family protein, translating into MNRHIQKGAMSMRWNTFRASFKGLTFRERTLLGFLMLPAHLLLHVEGREHLRSIQRPFIVACNHNNAVESLLVPAALMFLLQGEKISFVIDWMFGKVPLLGSLIELIDPVYVYRKQSTWRRLEMKRPCQPQRSVLEECSRRLSLGRCVGIFPEGVRNHDSAKLLKGRRGIGHMALRNGVSVLPVGIDYPLRVKKGRIPFIGKTIVRIGAPMHFPLRIAEYRAASARTGRAGLCRSTFLAACTTYDIMLEIARLCGKCYDFPSPSTDNFESPNVTTQEDLCRV; encoded by the coding sequence ATGAATCGTCATATCCAGAAGGGAGCGATGAGTATGCGTTGGAACACTTTCAGAGCGTCATTCAAAGGACTGACTTTCAGGGAGCGGACTCTGTTGGGTTTTCTGATGCTCCCGGCACATCTGCTTCTTCATGTTGAAGGGAGAGAGCATCTTCGTTCGATTCAACGCCCGTTTATTGTTGCATGCAATCATAACAATGCGGTAGAGTCGCTCCTTGTTCCTGCTGCACTCATGTTTCTTCTTCAGGGTGAAAAGATCAGTTTTGTGATCGACTGGATGTTTGGCAAGGTGCCGCTTCTTGGTTCTCTCATTGAGCTTATTGATCCTGTCTACGTCTATCGCAAACAGTCCACATGGCGGCGTCTTGAAATGAAGCGCCCCTGTCAGCCTCAACGTTCAGTTCTGGAGGAGTGCAGCCGACGGCTTTCATTGGGCAGGTGCGTCGGTATTTTTCCCGAGGGCGTAAGAAATCATGATTCGGCCAAACTCCTCAAAGGGCGTCGGGGTATAGGTCATATGGCCTTACGAAACGGCGTCAGCGTTCTTCCTGTAGGCATTGATTATCCGCTGAGGGTGAAAAAAGGGCGTATTCCCTTCATCGGAAAAACGATAGTCAGAATCGGTGCGCCAATGCATTTTCCTCTTCGTATCGCTGAGTACAGGGCTGCATCGGCACGGACAGGACGAGCCGGTCTCTGCCGATCCACCTTTCTTGCAGCCTGCACGACATACGATATCATGCTCGAAATTGCCCGCCTCTGCGGTAAATGCTACGATTTTCCTTCTCCGTCAACAGATAATTTTGAATCCCCAAACGTAACTACCCAGGAGGACCTATGTCGCGTATAA
- the phoU gene encoding phosphate signaling complex protein PhoU has translation MIDRPVHEQIKELSNALVILSDKVLKNFSSTLSMLQHPGSEPEDDIQRVENEIDVNEVRLEERCLVFLALQQPVAKDLRKIVTIVKINNDLERIGDLVMHIFERLPDIEPEVIADFDFQLMGEKAKLMIQKSIQAFVNNDKMLAEEVLYMDEELDVMHRAVFKNVATMLKKQEIDTNQLITALSISRYIERMGDHATRIAQEVIYLITGEIIRHSDASFEKLIQSLKD, from the coding sequence ATGATCGACAGACCTGTTCACGAACAGATAAAAGAACTTTCCAACGCTCTTGTCATTCTCTCTGACAAGGTGCTGAAGAATTTCAGCAGTACGCTCTCAATGCTTCAGCATCCCGGCTCGGAACCTGAAGATGATATCCAACGTGTCGAGAATGAGATCGATGTCAATGAGGTCAGGCTGGAAGAGCGGTGCCTGGTCTTTCTCGCTCTTCAGCAGCCGGTCGCCAAAGACCTTCGCAAGATCGTTACCATTGTCAAAATCAATAATGATCTTGAGCGGATCGGTGATCTTGTCATGCACATCTTTGAGCGGCTTCCTGATATTGAGCCAGAGGTCATTGCCGATTTTGATTTCCAGCTTATGGGTGAGAAAGCCAAGCTGATGATCCAGAAATCAATTCAGGCGTTTGTCAATAATGACAAGATGCTGGCCGAAGAGGTGCTTTACATGGATGAAGAGCTTGATGTGATGCACCGGGCGGTGTTCAAGAATGTTGCAACGATGCTCAAAAAGCAGGAGATCGATACCAATCAGCTGATCACGGCTTTGAGCATTTCGCGTTACATTGAACGAATGGGGGACCATGCCACCAGGATTGCGCAGGAGGTTATCTATCTCATTACCGGAGAAATTATTCGTCATTCTGACGCTTCATTTGAAAAGCTGATTCAGTCATTGAAGGATTGA